DNA sequence from the Streptomyces sp. CA-210063 genome:
GTCATCAGCCCCGGATTGATCCCGCAGAACAGGACCCGGAGGCCGTCCGCGGTGACATCCGGCACCAGCCGGTCGCGGGCGGCCTCCAGTTCGGCCTGGGTGAAGCGGGTCAGAGGATCGCTCCCGGCGTGTAACCGGCGGCCTCGGGGCGCTGCTTGACGATCTCCTCGATCCGGCCGACGACGACGCCGACCTGATCGGCCGCGGCGCCCGTGAAGGACAGCTTGTCGGCCATGAGCGCGTCCAACTGGCCGCGGTCCAGCGGGATGCGGTCGTCGGCGGCGAGCTTGTCGAGGAGCTCGTTGCGCTCGGCGCCCTGCTCGCGCATCGCGAGGGCGGAGGCGACGGCGTTCTCCTTGATGGCCTCGTGCGCGACCTCACGGCCGACGCCCGCCCGCACCGCGCCCATCAGCACCTTGGTCGTGGCGAGGAACGGCAGATAGCGGTCCAGCTCACGCGCGACGACGGCCGGGAACGCGCCGAACTCGTCGAGGACGGTCAGGAACGTCTCCAGCAGGCCGTCCAGCGCGAAGAACGCGTCCGGCAGCGCGACCCGGCGCACCACCGAGCAGGACACGTCGCCCTCGTTCCACTGGTCGCCCGCCAGCTCGCCGGTCATCGAGGCGTAGCCGCGCAGGATGACCATCAGCCCGTTGACGCGCTCGCACGACCGCGTGTTCATCTTGTGCGGCATCGCGGAGGACCCGACCTGACCCGGCTTGAAGCCCTCGGTCACCAGCTCGTGCCCGGCCATCAGCCGGATCGTCTTCGCCAGCGAGGACGGCGCCGCCGCCAGCTGCACCAGCGCGGTCACCACGTCGTAGTCCAGCGAGCGCGGGTAGACCTGGCCGACCGAGGTGAAGGCCTGCGCGAAGCCGAGGTGCCCGGCGATCCGCTGCTCCAGCTCGGCGAGCTTCGAGGCATCGCCCCCCAGCAGGTCCAGCATGTCCTGGGCCGTGCCCACCGGGCCCTTGATACCGCGCAGCGGGTAGCGGCCGAGCAGCTCCTCGACCCGGCCGTACGCCACGAGCAGCTCGTCGGCGGCGGTCGCGAACCGCTTGCCGAGGGTGGTGGCCTGCGCGGCCACGTTGTGCGAGCGGCCGGCCATGACCAGCTCGCCGTACTCACCGGCCAGCTTGCCGAGCCGCGCCAGCACAGCCACCGTACGGTCGCGGACCAGCTCCAGCGAGAGCCGGATCTGCAGCTGCTCCACGTTCTCGGTGAGGTCGCGGGACGTCATGCCCTTGTGCACGTGCTCATGCCCGGCGAGGTCGTTGAACTCCTCGATCCGCGCCTTCACGTCGTGCCGCGTGACCTTCTCGCGCTCGGCGATGGAGGCCAGGTCGACGGTGTCGAGGACCCGCGCGTAGTCGGCGAGCGCCTCGTCCGGCACCTCGATGCCGAGGTCCTTCTGGGCCCGCAGCACGGCCAGCCAGAGCTGCCGCTCCAGCCTCACCTTCTGCTCGGGCGACCAGAGCGTGGCGAGCTCGGCGGAGGCGTAGCGTCCGGCGAGGACGTTCGGGATGCGGGGCTTGGCTGGCGCAGAAGTCACGTGTATGGATTCTACTGGCGATTCCTGCAGGTGAGCACAGCGGGCCTCTTCGGAGGAACCTACGAAGAGGACTCCGGGCGGTCGGCGATCTCCGCCAGGACGTCCCCGTGGCACGGCTCCGGCGCGCACCAGCAGGCCAGGGTCTTGCCGCGCAGCTCCGGCACCAGGGCCAGCAGCTCGGGGTCGGCCATCAGGTACTCCCGGTACTTGGCCATCACCTCGGCGCGCGTACCGTCGCGCTTCTTCTTCGGGGTGTCGTACTGGAACGGGTTGTACAGCGGATGCTGGGGCAGGTCCCAGTGGCCCATGGTCCAGCGGCGGCCGATGTAGACCAGGTCGCTGGGGGCGTACTCCAGACGGGGGCCGAAGTCGCGGATGCGGCCCTTCAGATTGATCACTGTCGTGGACACGCGCGCCTCCCGGTGCGGCGGCTCCTACGCGGCTCTTACGCTAGCGCCCCCTCGTACGGCAGCAACTCGGGCCGCTTGGCCGGCAGGCCGTCGCCGGACGGTGCGGTTCGGGAGTGGCAGAACAGGAGCTGCTTCGGCGAGGTGCTCGTGAACGGGGATTGATCGTAGTCCCCGTAGCGCTGCGCCACGTCGAGACCGGCCAGCCGGCAGAGCGCCAAGAGTTCCTCGGGAAAGAAGCAGCGCATGCTGACTTTCTTGGTGCGTACGCACACGCCGTCGCGTAGGTAGTCCAGCGTGAACCGCAGCACTTGGGCGGCGGCGTCGTAGCTGGTCGTCGCTCGCACGTCGAGCCTCGCCCCGTCCCGGTCCGCGACCGACTTGTGGTGGTAGGGCGACTCGGGGAGCCGGCACAGCTTGGCCATGTCGGGGTTGAACACGTCCAGGATCAGGGTCCCGCCCGGTCGCAGCACGTTTCGCGCCGAGGCGAGGAACGCGACCACGGAATCCAGGTCGTGCAGGTGCTGCATCGCGTTGGTCGCCGAGAACACCAGGGCGAAGCGCCTGTCGGAGCGGATGTCTCGGCAGTCCTGTTCCAGCCACTCGACCGGCAGTCGCTCGTCCTCGGCCCGCTGACGGGCACGCGCGAGCATCGAGGGCATGATGTCGAGCCCTGTGACCTCGACACCCGCCCGCGCGATCGGCAGGGTGATGCGCCCGGTTCCGCAGGCCACCTCCAGGACCGGACCGCCCGCCCGGACCGCTTGGCCGAGGAAGAACGGGATGTCGTGGGTGCGCGCGGTGAACTCCTGATCGTAGAAGTCCGCATCGTCGTATACGGCCAGGTCCTCCAGTGGCTTCATCGCGCCACCGTCGGCGTCGGGCCGAAAGCGTCAGCAAGGCTGGTCAGGATGGAGCCGGACCAACTGCCCTCCCCGAACACGCTGACCGGCACGGCGAGCACGCCGCACTCACGCTGGAGCGTCTCCGCTGGGATGTCGACCGGGAAGAAATAGTTGCCGGGACACGTCCGGCTCGCCGTGGGAATCGCCCCGAGCACCTCGTCCGGCAACCGTGCGAACAACCGCTCGGCCCGTGCGGCCAGTTCGTCGACGACCTGCCGGGGCACGTCACTGTGCTCGGTCAGCAGACGGGCGGCGAGCCCCAGCTGTGCCGGCGCCGGCGGATCCGCCCGGAACGCTTCGGCCCATTCGGCGTGCGCCGGGCCCAGCAGGACCACGCCGAACGTGCGTGGCCACAGCCATCCCTTGGTGACCGAATGCAGCAGGACCGCACAACCGGTGTCCAGCAATCGCCGTGTGCCGGCGGCGAACGGGGCTCCCAGGTCGTAGACGCTGTCGATCAGCAGGCGGCGGCGTGGTGATTCCCGCAACCACGAGATCACCGCGTCGCACTCGGCATCCGACAGGTAACGGCCGAGCGGCTTGCTGGGGTTGGCGAGCAGCAGGTATTCGGGCCGGTGGTCCGCCGGCGACCCCGGCAGGGCCGGCGCCGGTAGCGTCGGGTAGGACATGGGGTCGAGGCCCGCGGCGCGGGCCAGCTCGAAGTAGACCGGGTACACGTCGCTGGGCAGCCACAACCGCGCGTGCACGGCGCGCAGCCGGTGGAACACCACACCGAGCCCGTGCCGGACCCCTCGACAGACCATGGCGTGGCCGGACCACTCTTCCGGCAGCTCGAAGCGCCGCAGCCAGGCTCGGGCGAGATCGCACCGGTGCACCGTACTCATGTCGGCCGGCGGTTCCGGTCGCATCGGGGCAAGCGCCCGGTACACGTTGGTCTCGGCGGTGTCCAGAAGCGACGAGGAAGCACTGAGGTGCCGCTGCCGGAATTCCTGGAACTCCTCGAACCTCATGCCGATACGCCTTCCGGCACGATCTCGCTGGCCCGGTCTTCCAGGGAGGCGTAGCAGCGTCCGTCGGCCATGACGTTCCAGCTGCGTGCGATCCCGCTGGTGCGTTCCCAGAGCAGGCTGGGCTCGGTGTAAGCGGCGATCCGCATCGGCCGTCCGTCCCAGCTGCCGTGGTAGACCGGCGCGCCCCAGGGCAGGCGGCTCGCCAGTTCGAAACCGTGCTGCTCGGCGAACCCGGTGACGACGGACAGCGAAACCTGGTGCTCTCGGCTCCAGACGTTGGCGGCGCGGTCGAAGTAGAGCGACTCGGTGCTGGTGGATACGTAGAGCTCTTTGAAGCAGACTTCCTCGACACCGAGAGCCGCGGCCCACGAAAGGTAGTCGGCGACCTCGGCCGCGTCGGCGACGCCGCCGTGCTGGAGCACACAGATCAACCTCATCCGCAGCCCCGGCCAGCGGTCACGTTCCACGCGCCAGGTGTCGACGACAGAGCTCACCGGCGTGCGCAGCATCATCAGCCGCTCGTTGACGGCGTCGTCCTGATGGTGCCGGGAGACCGCCAGCACGCTCAGGCCCGCGGTGCTCAGGGCCGCGAGGCGGTCGGCCCGATCGGCGTGCCTGCCTTTCGCCAGGGTGTGCGCGTTGGTGATCAGGACGACCTTCGGGAAGGCCGCCGAGCAGGCGGACACCAGTCGCAGCTGCTGTTCGAACGGTATGAGCGTGGGCTCCCCGCCCCCGGTGATCACCGCACGCTCGGCACCTGCCGCGCGGGCGCGCTCCAGCCAGTGGGCGACCGCGTCCCACGGGACCCGTGCCGGTGCCTGGTCGCTGGAGATCGAAGCCGCGGAGAAGCAGAACGAACACCGGGCCTGGCAGGCGGAGGCGACCGGCAGAAGCGACACCGAGCGCGGTCGCGTGTCGGCGTAGCGACGCAGTGCCGAACCGTGCAGGTGCAGGGAGGACGCCATCGCGTCCTCGACGGTCGTCGGGCGCAGTGTGAACTCGTCGCCCGCTTCGTCGAGCTCGTGGACTGCTGACAACCGGATGCGAGCCTCGTGCAGTTCCATGCCGAGGCCGGTCGACACGTTGGGCACCAGCTTGTCGGGGTCCACCATGGTTTCCAGCACCAGCAGCCGGTCACCCGGCATGGCCAGACGGTCCAGCAGGCGTCGCGCCTTGCCGATGCCGATTCCCAACTCCGCGCGGGTCAGCAGGTGGAACCGGTCGGGATAGGTACTCTCCGGAATCCCCGCCTTGCCGTAAGCGTTCGCGTACTTGTCGAAGCCCTTCGCGAAGTTCGACAGCACGATGACGTGAAAACGCCGGTCGCTATGGTTCATCCCGTCATCATGCATGAACGGGCCCGGACGACATGGGCCGAACTGCAGGCGGAACGCGGTGTCCCGACCCGATCCGTCGTCAACGACACGCCCCGCCCTGCCGCCCTTCGCCGCGGTGATCAGGATGCCGAGCAGCGCCGCCGGATCGGCAGCGCCTTCGGGCATCGTCGGCCCAGCGGGTGGTCTGAAGCGGGTGCACCCCGCGTTTCATCGGTGCACGGCAGCCGGGCGGGGCTCCGGGTCAGGGCCTCACGTGTCGCCAGTCCGTCACAGGGCCGGGGTTCGTGTGGTCCACAGGGGTGACCCAAAAGGCTTTGCCCAGCTCAGCGCTGAAGTGGGTGCCTGCCCGGCCGTCGCCCGAGGAGCGGCCCGTGAGACGGCGGGCGATCCACGGCAGCAGGTACTGCCTGGCGAACCGGGCGTGGGCCACCTGGCGTGCGGTCCATCCGGGCGGCGGCGTCACGGGCATCGGTGTACGCCACTCGGGATCCTGCGCCTCGTGGCCGAGCGCCTGCCAGACCGCCTCGGCGACCCGGCGGTGGCCTTCGGCGGTGAGGTGCAGCCGGTCCACGTCCCACATGCGGGGATCGCCCAGCGAGGGCGCCCCGTACAGGTCGACGACCAGGGCGCCGTGCCGCGCGGCCAGCTCGTCGACGCAGCTGAACAGCTCCTCCATGCGCGGCCGGAACCGCTCCAGGACGGGGCCCTGGCGGCCCGGGCTGCGCATCAGGACGAGCTGCTTGCAGGCGGGGGCGAGGCGTTCCACGGCCTCCTCCAGGAGTCCGCGGACCCGCCCCATGTCGCACTTGGGCCGGAGCGTGTCGTTCAGGCCGCCGACCAGCGTGATCACGTCCGCCTCCATCGAGGCGGCCACCTCGACCTGCTCGGCGACGATCTGCCCGATCAGCTTCCCGCGCACCGCGAGATTGGCGTACCGGAAGCCGGGCGTCCGCGCGGCCATCCGGCCCGCGAGGAGATCGGCCCAGCCCCGGTACGAACCGTCGGGGAGGAGGTCGGACATGCCTTCGGTGAAGGAGTCGCCGACCGCGACAAGGCTGGAGTAAGAGGGATGCGTCTGCATGGCGACAGAAATGGTATCCCGTGCACATACCCGGCGGTCGGTCGGCTCCCGCCCCCTTCCGGACCTCAGACGGCGGGCTGTCCGAACAGCTCCCGCAGCACATCCTCCATGGTCACGATGCCGGCGAGCCGCCCGTCCGCGCCCAGAACGGCCGCCAGGTGCGTCCGGCTGCGGCGCATCGCGGTGAGCACGTCGTCCAGCGGTGTCGTCTCCCGGACCCGGGCGATGGAGCGCATGTCCCGGACGGAGAACGGCATGTCACGCGGGGCCGCGTCGAGCGCGTCCTTCACATGGAGATAGCCCACGATCCGGCGCCCCTCGTCGACCACCGGGAAGCGGGAGAACCCGGACTCGGCCGACAGCCGCTCCAGCTCCTCCGGGGTGACGCCCATGCCCGCGTAGACGACGCGTTCCAGCGGGAGCACGACATCGCGCACGGGCCGGCGGCCCAGCTCCAGGGCGTCGCGCAGCCGCTCCTGGGCGCGGTCGTCGATGAGTCCGGCCTCGCTGGAGTCCCGGACGAGACGGGCGAGTTCGGTGTCCGAGAAGGTCGCCGTGACCTCGTTCTTCGTCTCGATCCGCATGAGCTTCAGCAGCGCGTTCGCGAAGGCGTTGATCGTGAAGATCACCGGGCGCAGCGCGCGCGACAGGGCCACCAGCGGCGGGCCGAGCAGCAGGGCGCTGCGCACCGGCTCCGCGAGGGCGATGTTCTTCGGCACCATCTCGCCGAGCAGCATGTGCAGATAGGTGGCGAGCGCCAGCGCGATCACGAAGGACACCGCGTGGCCCGCGCCCTCCGGCATGCCGATCGCGTGGAACAGCGGCTCCAGCAGATGTTCGATCGCGGGCTCCGCGACCACACCGAGGACCAGGGTGCACAGGGTGATGCCGAGCTGCGCGGCCGCCATCAGCGCCGACACGTGCTCCAGGCCCCACAGCACGCTGCGCGCCCGCCGGTCGCCTTGGCCGTTGCCGCTGTGTTCGAGGTGCTCTTCGATCTGGCTGCGGCGTACGGAGATCAGGGCGAACTCGGCGCCCACGAAGAAGGCGTTGACGACCAGCGTCGCGAAACCGATCAGCAGCTGGACGGCGGTCATCGCGTCTCCTTCTCGTGTTCGTCGGCGGACGCGGTCGGCGCGTGCAGCAGCACCCGCGCGGCCCGGCGTCCGGCGGCGTCCACGACGTCGAGCCGCCAGCCGACGACCTCGACGGTGTCGCCGACGGCGGGAATGCGGCCCAGTTCGGTGGCGACGAGACCCGCGAGCGTCTCGTACGGTCCCTCCGGCGCGCGCAGGCCGACCCGGGCGAGCTGGTCGGTGCGGGCCGAGCCGTCCGCCGAGTACAGCTCGCGGCCGCTCTCGTCGGTGCCGACGGGGGCCAGGTCGGGTGTCTCGTGCGGGTCGTGCTCGTCCCGCACCTCGCCGACGACCTCCTCGACGATGTCCTCCAGCGTCACCACACCGGCGGTCCCGCCGTACTCGTCGATGACGACGGCCATCGTGCGCTTGCCCGAGAGCCGGTCGAGGACCCGGTCGACGGTCAGTGACTCCGGGACGAGCAGCGGCTCGCGCAGCAGCTCCGCGACGGAGGTGCGCAGCCGGCGCCCGGCGGGCACGGCGAGGACGTCCTTGATGTGCACGGTGCCGACGACCGAGTCGAGGCTGCCGCGGTAGACGGGGAAGCGGGACAGGCCGGTGGCCCGGGTCGCGTTCGCCACGTCCTCGCAGGTCGCCAGGGCGTCGAGGGCGATGACCTGGACGCGCGGGGTCATCACGTTCTCGGCGGTCAGATCGGCGAGGTTCAGCGTCCGCACGAACAGCTCGGCGGTGTCCGCCTCCAGCGCGCCCGCCTTGGCGGAGTGCCGGGCGAGAGCCGCCAGCTCCTGGGGGCCGCGCGCGGAGGCCAGCTCCTCGGCGGGCTCGACGCCGAAGAGACGCACGAGACGGTTGGCGGTGTTGTTGAGATGCGTGATGAAGGGGCGGAACGCGGCGCTGAACCAGCGCTGTGGGGTCGCCACCTTCTTCGCCACGGGCAGCGGCGAGGAGATCGCCCAGTTCTTGGGCACCAGTTCCCCCACGACCATCAGCACGACGGTCGACAGGGCCGTACCGATCACCAGCGCCACCGAACCCGACGCGGATTTCGGCACGCCGACCGTCTCCAGCGGGCCCGCGATCAGCTTGGCGATCGACGGCTCGGCGAGCATGCCGACCACCAGGTTGGTGACGGTGATGCCGAGCTGGGCGCCGGAGAGCTGGAACGTGAGGTTCCGTACGGCCCTGAGGGCGCCGGCGGCACCCCGCTCACCGCGCTCCGCGGCCCGCTCCAGCTGGCCGCGCTCGACCGTGGTCAGCGAGAACTCGGCGGCGACGAAGGCACCACAGATCAACGAGAGCAGCACCGCCACCAGGAGGAGGAGCACTTCGGTCATCGGGTCACCTCCGTCCCAGGATCGTGCAGCGGCGGGAGGATCGCGCGATGTCGGACACCGGCTCGGGTACGAGGTGTACCGGGCCGGGTACTGGGAGGCTCGCCCATGGGCGGACGCTCACAACCTTTCCGTAGAGGTCGACTGGTCCACCCATGGTAAAGGATCGGCAAAGTATCGTGTCGCCGTCCCCGGGTGCCCCGGGCTCCCTCAGTCTCCGAGCGGCTTCACCCACCGCCGCCACTTCTCCTCGGGCGCGTACCCGGCCGCGCGCCACGCATGTTGGGCCGACTCGTTGCGTACGAGCACCATCGCGTCGCCGCGCCGCCCCCCGAGCCGTACGAACCGCTCCTCGGCGGCGGTCAGCAGCGCCGAGCCGATGCCCTGCCGCCGCCGGTCCGGGTGCACCGCGAGCCGGTACAGATGGCACCGCCAGCCGTCGAAGCCGGCGATCACGGTGCCCACCAGTTCGTCGTCCTGCTCGGCGATGATCAGTGTCTCGGGGTCACGGGCCACCAGTCGCTCGACGCCGTCACGGTCGTCACTGATGCTCGTGCCCTCGGCGGCCACCTTCCAGAAGGCGAGTACGGCGTCGAGGTCGTCGGGCGTCGCGGCCCGTATCCGCAGGTCGATCATGGGCCGATCCCATCACGGGGCTCGGACGGCGACCTGGAATTCCAGGATCCGGACAGCGTCCGCGCGGTGGCGAACAGGACCGGACCGGATGGCGGACCGGCTCCCGGACCGGATGCCGCGTCCGACCGGATCCCGCATCCGACCTCGCGCCGGCTCATCTCACCTGCCGCTCGCTCGCCCCTCTCCTGCCACTCGCTCGCCCCTCACCTGCCGCGCAGCGCCTCGACGACCTTGGCGAACATCTCCATGTTCGGCTCCAGGACGGTCAGATACGAGAATCCGTACCGCTCCCGCTGCGCCAGCACCTGGTCGACGATCTCCTCCAGCGTCCCCACGAGGACCAACGGCAGCTGGAGAACCTGCTCCTCGCTCAGGTTCGGGAGGTGGCTGAGCCACGGCCGCACGGCGGCGCTCCGGTCCTCGGCGATCTCGACGATCTGGATCAGCAGGTTGAGCTCGGCGGGTTCCTTCCGCCCGGCGGCGAACTCCTGGTACCGGCCGACCCGTTCGTCGAGTTCCTCGGCGGTGAGTGGTTCCAGCTTGCCGCCCGCCACCGTCCGCGCGCCCGTGAACGCGGCGATGTCCGCGTGCTCCGCGGTGATCCGCAGCATCCGGTCGCCGTTGGCGCCTATGAGCAGCGGCACCCGGGGCCGCTGCGCGGGACGCGGCTCGTGCTCCTCGGAGCCCAGGAGCCGGTCCAACTCCTGGACAGTGCGCAGCAGATGGTCGACCCGTTCGCGCGGCGACCCCCACGGCAGACCGGCTCTGTCGTGCTCGGCCGGGACGTACCCGGTGCCGAGCCCCAGCTCCAGGCGTCCGCCGGTCAGCGCGTCCGTGGTGGCCACCTCGCGCGCCAGCAGCGTGGGATTCCAGAACCCGGAGTTGAGCACGAACGTGCCCAGCCGTGGCTGTTCGGTCGCCTCCGCGGCGGCGACCAGGGACGGGAACGGGGCCGGCATGCCCAGATGGTCCGGGACCAGGATCACGTCGTAACCGAGCTGTTCGGCGCGGCGGCACTTCGCGCGCCACTCCTCGGCGGACGTGGGACTGAGCAGATTGACTCCGAAGCGGAACGGGCGCGGCATGAACTCTCCTCACCTCAGGGGGACTTGAGCCGGCATACCAGCGAGTACATCACCCGTGTGCCCGTGCCGCCAGCACCCAATCACTCGTGCGCGATGGCCGCCAGCACGTTCATCCGGGACGCGCGCAGCGCGGGCAGCAGGGCCGCCACCACGCCCACCACCGCCGAGCCGATCACCACGGCGACGACCGTGCCCCACGGGATCGCCAGCGCCTTCATGCCCTGCAGCGCCAGCACCTGCTGCACGCACACACCCCAGATCAGCCCCAGCACGAGCCCGAGGACCGCGCCGAACACGGCGATCACCACCGACTCCAGCCGGATCATCCGCCGCAGCTGCCGCCGGGCCAACCCGATCGCGCGCAGCAGCCCGATCTCCCGGGTGCGCTCCACCACCGACAGGGCGAGGGTGTTGACCACCCCGAGCACCGCGATGACGATCGCGAGGCCGAGCA
Encoded proteins:
- the purB gene encoding adenylosuccinate lyase, translating into MTSAPAKPRIPNVLAGRYASAELATLWSPEQKVRLERQLWLAVLRAQKDLGIEVPDEALADYARVLDTVDLASIAEREKVTRHDVKARIEEFNDLAGHEHVHKGMTSRDLTENVEQLQIRLSLELVRDRTVAVLARLGKLAGEYGELVMAGRSHNVAAQATTLGKRFATAADELLVAYGRVEELLGRYPLRGIKGPVGTAQDMLDLLGGDASKLAELEQRIAGHLGFAQAFTSVGQVYPRSLDYDVVTALVQLAAAPSSLAKTIRLMAGHELVTEGFKPGQVGSSAMPHKMNTRSCERVNGLMVILRGYASMTGELAGDQWNEGDVSCSVVRRVALPDAFFALDGLLETFLTVLDEFGAFPAVVARELDRYLPFLATTKVLMGAVRAGVGREVAHEAIKENAVASALAMREQGAERNELLDKLAADDRIPLDRGQLDALMADKLSFTGAAADQVGVVVGRIEEIVKQRPEAAGYTPGAIL
- a CDS encoding DUF4326 domain-containing protein yields the protein MSTTVINLKGRIRDFGPRLEYAPSDLVYIGRRWTMGHWDLPQHPLYNPFQYDTPKKKRDGTRAEVMAKYREYLMADPELLALVPELRGKTLACWCAPEPCHGDVLAEIADRPESSS
- a CDS encoding class I SAM-dependent methyltransferase encodes the protein MKPLEDLAVYDDADFYDQEFTARTHDIPFFLGQAVRAGGPVLEVACGTGRITLPIARAGVEVTGLDIMPSMLARARQRAEDERLPVEWLEQDCRDIRSDRRFALVFSATNAMQHLHDLDSVVAFLASARNVLRPGGTLILDVFNPDMAKLCRLPESPYHHKSVADRDGARLDVRATTSYDAAAQVLRFTLDYLRDGVCVRTKKVSMRCFFPEELLALCRLAGLDVAQRYGDYDQSPFTSTSPKQLLFCHSRTAPSGDGLPAKRPELLPYEGALA
- a CDS encoding aminotransferase class I/II-fold pyridoxal phosphate-dependent enzyme, which encodes MRFEEFQEFRQRHLSASSSLLDTAETNVYRALAPMRPEPPADMSTVHRCDLARAWLRRFELPEEWSGHAMVCRGVRHGLGVVFHRLRAVHARLWLPSDVYPVYFELARAAGLDPMSYPTLPAPALPGSPADHRPEYLLLANPSKPLGRYLSDAECDAVISWLRESPRRRLLIDSVYDLGAPFAAGTRRLLDTGCAVLLHSVTKGWLWPRTFGVVLLGPAHAEWAEAFRADPPAPAQLGLAARLLTEHSDVPRQVVDELAARAERLFARLPDEVLGAIPTASRTCPGNYFFPVDIPAETLQRECGVLAVPVSVFGEGSWSGSILTSLADAFGPTPTVAR
- a CDS encoding radical SAM protein, with the protein product MPEGAADPAALLGILITAAKGGRAGRVVDDGSGRDTAFRLQFGPCRPGPFMHDDGMNHSDRRFHVIVLSNFAKGFDKYANAYGKAGIPESTYPDRFHLLTRAELGIGIGKARRLLDRLAMPGDRLLVLETMVDPDKLVPNVSTGLGMELHEARIRLSAVHELDEAGDEFTLRPTTVEDAMASSLHLHGSALRRYADTRPRSVSLLPVASACQARCSFCFSAASISSDQAPARVPWDAVAHWLERARAAGAERAVITGGGEPTLIPFEQQLRLVSACSAAFPKVVLITNAHTLAKGRHADRADRLAALSTAGLSVLAVSRHHQDDAVNERLMMLRTPVSSVVDTWRVERDRWPGLRMRLICVLQHGGVADAAEVADYLSWAAALGVEEVCFKELYVSTSTESLYFDRAANVWSREHQVSLSVVTGFAEQHGFELASRLPWGAPVYHGSWDGRPMRIAAYTEPSLLWERTSGIARSWNVMADGRCYASLEDRASEIVPEGVSA
- a CDS encoding SGNH/GDSL hydrolase family protein; this translates as MQTHPSYSSLVAVGDSFTEGMSDLLPDGSYRGWADLLAGRMAARTPGFRYANLAVRGKLIGQIVAEQVEVAASMEADVITLVGGLNDTLRPKCDMGRVRGLLEEAVERLAPACKQLVLMRSPGRQGPVLERFRPRMEELFSCVDELAARHGALVVDLYGAPSLGDPRMWDVDRLHLTAEGHRRVAEAVWQALGHEAQDPEWRTPMPVTPPPGWTARQVAHARFARQYLLPWIARRLTGRSSGDGRAGTHFSAELGKAFWVTPVDHTNPGPVTDWRHVRP
- a CDS encoding hemolysin family protein → MTAVQLLIGFATLVVNAFFVGAEFALISVRRSQIEEHLEHSGNGQGDRRARSVLWGLEHVSALMAAAQLGITLCTLVLGVVAEPAIEHLLEPLFHAIGMPEGAGHAVSFVIALALATYLHMLLGEMVPKNIALAEPVRSALLLGPPLVALSRALRPVIFTINAFANALLKLMRIETKNEVTATFSDTELARLVRDSSEAGLIDDRAQERLRDALELGRRPVRDVVLPLERVVYAGMGVTPEELERLSAESGFSRFPVVDEGRRIVGYLHVKDALDAAPRDMPFSVRDMRSIARVRETTPLDDVLTAMRRSRTHLAAVLGADGRLAGIVTMEDVLRELFGQPAV
- a CDS encoding hemolysin family protein translates to MTEVLLLLVAVLLSLICGAFVAAEFSLTTVERGQLERAAERGERGAAGALRAVRNLTFQLSGAQLGITVTNLVVGMLAEPSIAKLIAGPLETVGVPKSASGSVALVIGTALSTVVLMVVGELVPKNWAISSPLPVAKKVATPQRWFSAAFRPFITHLNNTANRLVRLFGVEPAEELASARGPQELAALARHSAKAGALEADTAELFVRTLNLADLTAENVMTPRVQVIALDALATCEDVANATRATGLSRFPVYRGSLDSVVGTVHIKDVLAVPAGRRLRTSVAELLREPLLVPESLTVDRVLDRLSGKRTMAVVIDEYGGTAGVVTLEDIVEEVVGEVRDEHDPHETPDLAPVGTDESGRELYSADGSARTDQLARVGLRAPEGPYETLAGLVATELGRIPAVGDTVEVVGWRLDVVDAAGRRAARVLLHAPTASADEHEKETR
- a CDS encoding GNAT family N-acetyltransferase, which encodes MIDLRIRAATPDDLDAVLAFWKVAAEGTSISDDRDGVERLVARDPETLIIAEQDDELVGTVIAGFDGWRCHLYRLAVHPDRRRQGIGSALLTAAEERFVRLGGRRGDAMVLVRNESAQHAWRAAGYAPEEKWRRWVKPLGD
- a CDS encoding LLM class F420-dependent oxidoreductase, with the translated sequence MPRPFRFGVNLLSPTSAEEWRAKCRRAEQLGYDVILVPDHLGMPAPFPSLVAAAEATEQPRLGTFVLNSGFWNPTLLAREVATTDALTGGRLELGLGTGYVPAEHDRAGLPWGSPRERVDHLLRTVQELDRLLGSEEHEPRPAQRPRVPLLIGANGDRMLRITAEHADIAAFTGARTVAGGKLEPLTAEELDERVGRYQEFAAGRKEPAELNLLIQIVEIAEDRSAAVRPWLSHLPNLSEEQVLQLPLVLVGTLEEIVDQVLAQRERYGFSYLTVLEPNMEMFAKVVEALRGR